In a single window of the Vibrio celticus genome:
- a CDS encoding HlyD family type I secretion periplasmic adaptor subunit — MTKQSIEKGKRYGELVESQNTARTLALATWSVALCVIAFATWSVVTQVDEIAKAKGAVIPEGEKQVLQSAIGGKLKQILVKEGQLVEKGQPLVEFDATFQRTALEELKSQQVTLLASVERMNALLEQREPNLAEFEVDYPEIVSQQKAQLNAQKALYFQKRVVLEKESEQIAEQLRSVEKALPSYEKELNATKQELNILEKGYKAGNISRLRVLEMRQKLASIEQKIEEARGKKSVLIRQADSNDQKIIQLLAEAKAKVSDDRSKAVSDLSALNARVRSSQAKLTNTMLVSPLQGLVQSLPSTQNGGVIQPGGTVVEIVPVGGKADFKARLSPRDIGFVSVGQPTRIKIDAFDYSRFGALKGEVESISPTTSQSERGEIYYEVVVSVDTPYFRDNPESFSILPGMTGEVDITTGEKSVFQYLWKPIYTNVSVAFGER, encoded by the coding sequence ATGACTAAACAATCTATCGAGAAGGGCAAGCGCTACGGTGAACTTGTTGAATCACAAAATACGGCTCGTACATTGGCACTGGCCACATGGTCGGTTGCCTTGTGTGTTATTGCTTTTGCCACTTGGTCTGTAGTCACTCAAGTTGATGAAATTGCCAAAGCCAAAGGCGCAGTTATTCCAGAAGGCGAGAAGCAAGTACTTCAAAGCGCGATTGGCGGTAAGTTAAAGCAAATTCTCGTTAAAGAAGGACAGCTTGTCGAGAAAGGCCAGCCGCTTGTTGAGTTTGATGCGACCTTCCAACGTACCGCTCTTGAAGAATTGAAATCTCAACAAGTGACGCTTCTAGCCAGTGTAGAACGTATGAATGCTCTGCTAGAACAACGTGAGCCAAACCTTGCTGAGTTTGAAGTCGATTACCCCGAGATCGTTAGCCAACAAAAAGCACAGCTGAACGCACAAAAAGCCCTCTATTTTCAAAAGCGTGTGGTACTTGAGAAAGAGAGCGAGCAAATTGCAGAGCAGCTTCGTAGCGTAGAAAAGGCCTTGCCGAGTTATGAGAAAGAGTTAAATGCGACTAAGCAAGAGTTGAACATACTGGAGAAGGGTTATAAAGCGGGTAACATTTCACGTTTACGTGTGCTTGAAATGCGACAAAAATTGGCCAGTATCGAACAGAAAATCGAAGAAGCTCGTGGCAAGAAGTCGGTATTGATTAGACAAGCTGACAGTAATGACCAAAAAATCATACAGCTTCTGGCAGAAGCGAAAGCTAAAGTGAGCGACGATCGTTCAAAAGCCGTATCTGACTTATCAGCATTGAATGCTAGAGTTCGTTCAAGCCAAGCTAAATTGACCAACACCATGTTGGTGTCACCGCTACAAGGCTTGGTGCAAAGCCTGCCAAGCACGCAAAACGGTGGTGTTATTCAGCCTGGTGGCACTGTGGTTGAAATCGTTCCTGTTGGTGGGAAAGCCGACTTTAAAGCGCGTTTATCGCCAAGAGATATTGGCTTTGTGAGTGTAGGGCAGCCGACTCGTATCAAAATTGATGCGTTTGATTACAGCCGCTTTGGGGCGCTAAAAGGGGAGGTTGAGAGTATTTCACCGACCACCAGTCAAAGCGAGCGTGGCGAGATTTACTATGAGGTTGTGGTATCGGTTGATACGCCATACTTCCGCGATAACCCAGAAAGCTTTTCTATTTTGCCAGGTATGACGGGTGAGGTAGACATCACAACCGGTGAAAAATCTGTGTTCCAGTATTTATGGAAACCGATCTACACCAATGTGAGTGTCGCATTTGGTGAAAGGTAA
- a CDS encoding ABC transporter transmembrane domain-containing protein, translating to MNRLDIGNPSGTNNRADTSGRQEVMNHLETESLSVLKQLEVNANIQLFAHQWVDENGIESIDDMFALFDRLALPYRLVANLDEVGEHKLVLLVLGEHELVSGHLESKQFVAFNANDDITDVPQFCIVIEGAPLEKASPDWVGERLHAFRPIIPKLLLVSFITNLFALAVPFITMSIYDHVIGGDAGHELQGIAIGAALLFVMMGWLRTLRSRVFASVSNRVSREISQSLVQRLLRNSYAQNQQTASSSQQNQVMLSERISGVLSGPLGNALFDLPFILIFVLAIGVLGGWLVLVPVVSLILYYLLAKRSIRSSSKRSMQSTVAGTNRQNMTNELSSKLAFIRSAGFSEHWIQRFKKANLLASTVTFNQSVLQSRYTSIYYFIGVGSTLAVMGLGIGLIFEQVMTPGGLIASMMLISKVTGPAQVLANSAMRFNSFNQSKLQVNRILSQPSEREFSYQHHPLPVVAPNLKLDQVTLRYPKQSRPALNGVSFDIEAGEIVAITGPSGSGKSTLIEVLSGLQPIQNGMVELEGVNLVQYDPQLYRHWCFIRAAYPDLLTLSIREWLNDGHKVEDQKMISAIEMVGGKRWFETLSGGLDTSISSIQPDSLFDMLSGSVAQILIDAKALVYDYPMFLMDNPVPDAHPNAKRIFGEFVQSKKGKATVIYTSHDPDLIKLADKVVVLNEGAVVYAGPLEPEQSSKQEQPSEPQASQEPQLSEQPLSQELQPSTQEASAQQNTAQQEQSESKQGVAND from the coding sequence ATGAATCGTTTAGATATTGGTAACCCTTCAGGTACGAACAACCGTGCAGATACCAGCGGTCGACAAGAGGTGATGAACCATTTAGAAACCGAGAGCCTTTCCGTTCTTAAGCAGTTGGAAGTTAATGCTAATATCCAGTTGTTCGCGCATCAATGGGTCGATGAAAATGGCATTGAATCAATCGACGATATGTTTGCCTTGTTCGACAGGCTTGCACTGCCTTATCGCTTGGTTGCCAACCTAGATGAAGTTGGTGAACATAAATTGGTCTTACTGGTACTTGGTGAACATGAGCTGGTCTCTGGTCATTTAGAATCCAAGCAATTTGTTGCCTTTAATGCCAATGACGACATTACCGATGTCCCTCAGTTTTGTATTGTTATCGAAGGAGCACCACTAGAGAAGGCTTCTCCTGATTGGGTTGGCGAACGACTACATGCGTTTCGCCCCATTATTCCTAAATTGCTGCTAGTCAGTTTTATCACTAACTTATTTGCGCTTGCTGTTCCCTTCATCACGATGTCGATTTATGACCATGTGATTGGTGGTGATGCAGGGCATGAGTTGCAAGGTATCGCCATTGGCGCGGCGTTGTTGTTTGTGATGATGGGTTGGTTGAGAACATTACGTAGCCGAGTGTTTGCTTCAGTTTCCAACCGAGTAAGTCGTGAGATTTCTCAATCCCTCGTGCAGCGTCTGCTTCGTAATAGCTATGCTCAAAATCAGCAAACAGCTTCTTCTAGTCAGCAAAACCAAGTGATGCTGTCAGAGCGTATTTCAGGTGTGCTATCGGGGCCATTAGGAAATGCGCTGTTTGATCTGCCATTCATTCTTATTTTTGTACTTGCGATAGGTGTTTTAGGCGGGTGGTTGGTACTGGTTCCAGTCGTCTCTTTAATCCTTTATTACTTGCTAGCAAAACGCTCGATACGCTCTAGCAGCAAGCGCTCTATGCAATCGACAGTGGCAGGTACGAATCGTCAAAACATGACTAATGAGCTGTCATCCAAGCTTGCCTTTATTCGCAGTGCTGGATTCTCAGAGCACTGGATTCAACGTTTCAAAAAAGCCAATCTTCTTGCTTCAACAGTGACCTTTAATCAATCGGTTCTCCAGAGTCGTTACACCTCGATTTACTATTTCATTGGTGTGGGGTCGACACTCGCCGTGATGGGGTTAGGTATAGGACTTATTTTTGAACAAGTGATGACCCCTGGTGGTTTGATTGCTTCAATGATGTTGATATCTAAGGTGACGGGTCCTGCTCAGGTGTTGGCAAACAGTGCGATGCGTTTTAATAGCTTTAATCAATCCAAGCTGCAAGTGAACCGTATTTTGTCTCAGCCGTCTGAGCGTGAATTCAGTTACCAGCATCACCCGTTACCTGTGGTAGCGCCTAATTTGAAATTAGACCAAGTGACACTGCGCTATCCCAAACAGAGTCGCCCGGCCTTGAATGGTGTGAGTTTTGATATTGAAGCCGGTGAAATTGTCGCGATTACCGGCCCTTCTGGGAGCGGTAAATCAACATTAATTGAAGTGCTGTCTGGCTTGCAGCCTATCCAAAATGGCATGGTCGAGCTTGAAGGCGTTAACCTCGTTCAATACGATCCGCAGCTTTATCGCCACTGGTGTTTCATTCGAGCCGCATATCCTGATTTGCTCACGCTGAGTATTCGAGAGTGGCTAAACGACGGTCACAAAGTCGAAGATCAGAAAATGATCTCTGCAATTGAAATGGTCGGTGGAAAGCGTTGGTTCGAGACATTATCAGGTGGGCTCGATACTTCCATCAGCAGTATTCAGCCGGACAGCCTTTTTGACATGTTGTCTGGCAGCGTCGCGCAGATCCTCATTGACGCGAAAGCGCTGGTTTATGACTACCCAATGTTCTTAATGGATAATCCTGTGCCTGATGCTCACCCAAATGCTAAACGTATATTTGGTGAGTTTGTGCAATCGAAAAAAGGAAAAGCAACGGTGATTTACACGTCCCACGATCCGGATTTAATCAAGCTTGCCGATAAAGTGGTGGTATTAAATGAAGGTGCAGTGGTTTATGCCGGTCCATTAGAGCCGGAGCAGTCTTCGAAGCAGGAACAGCCTTCAGAGCCTCAAGCTTCTCAAGAACCGCAGTTATCTGAGCAACCGTTATCTCAAGAGCTACAGCCGTCAACTCAAGAGGCGTCTGCTCAACAAAATACAGCCCAACAAGAACAATCAGAGTCTAAGCAAGGAGTCGCTAATGACTAA
- a CDS encoding ABC transporter transmembrane domain-containing protein, with product MPASSMKNKGVVGKVLLPSLLINLLSLAVPLTVLQIYDRILPNQSYGTATLLLAGAMLAVAMEALIRFVRTWLLSAAASNTEKATYQTLVERVTTASSGHLRKLGVGGVEEGLGSVSKVKDWYSGGVIAGFIDLPFALIFLGLVAYIGGELVAIPLAVWLITLGIVWLSSIRVKSLSEEASQDEQERKAFLILLSQTIQGIKRQAVESRIFNQFKSLNNVRSQSKAREEEQNAFAQECIQLAALATSVLLVITGSLWVLDGQLTTGGLAACSILSGRAVAPLSALVGVRIKLNSIHSANQAIEKLSDLSLSESSDSEQAESHLSDFEVLEIKQATVERYGELAHADVTLNKGELVLLESEDRHTNSHLLSSIAGIDDLKAGECFINGTAVSIASVTDIAAYCGVKGQLVSGTILDNLCGFDPEKTQSASDYAKRLGLTKEITRLPDGLETQIGHTSASLLSMGNVKMLNIAAQLASDKPIIMLERPDSSLDLDALGNLAKVLEEEVTAGRTILMVSYHSKLREFANRIITVESRAITVDSESNQEAVV from the coding sequence ATGCCCGCAAGTTCAATGAAAAACAAAGGGGTGGTGGGGAAAGTCCTACTGCCTTCTTTACTCATAAATCTTCTTTCTCTCGCCGTTCCGCTAACGGTTTTACAAATTTACGATCGTATCTTACCTAACCAGAGTTATGGGACTGCCACTCTGTTATTAGCGGGTGCGATGTTGGCTGTCGCTATGGAAGCGCTAATTCGGTTTGTCCGCACTTGGCTTTTGTCTGCGGCGGCTAGTAATACAGAAAAAGCCACTTACCAAACCTTGGTTGAAAGGGTGACGACTGCATCATCAGGCCACCTTCGTAAGCTCGGTGTAGGTGGTGTCGAAGAGGGGTTAGGGTCGGTATCTAAAGTCAAAGATTGGTATTCCGGTGGTGTGATTGCAGGCTTTATTGATTTGCCTTTCGCATTGATCTTCTTGGGTTTAGTGGCTTACATCGGTGGTGAGCTGGTGGCAATACCTTTGGCAGTTTGGCTGATTACTCTCGGAATTGTTTGGTTATCTTCTATTCGCGTTAAAAGCCTAAGTGAAGAAGCTTCCCAAGATGAGCAGGAGCGAAAAGCGTTTTTGATTTTGCTAAGCCAAACCATTCAAGGAATCAAACGTCAGGCTGTTGAGTCTCGAATCTTCAATCAATTTAAATCCCTCAACAACGTCCGTTCTCAGTCTAAAGCGAGAGAAGAGGAACAGAATGCCTTTGCCCAAGAGTGTATTCAGCTTGCCGCATTAGCGACGTCAGTTTTACTCGTGATTACGGGGAGTTTGTGGGTGCTGGATGGACAGTTGACCACAGGTGGGCTGGCAGCATGTTCTATCTTATCTGGTCGAGCAGTTGCGCCGTTAAGTGCTTTAGTGGGAGTTCGAATCAAGCTTAATTCAATACACAGTGCCAATCAGGCAATAGAAAAATTGAGTGACTTGTCACTATCGGAATCTTCAGATTCTGAGCAAGCTGAGAGCCACTTATCTGACTTTGAGGTGTTGGAAATCAAGCAAGCGACCGTTGAAAGATACGGTGAACTCGCTCATGCAGATGTCACATTGAATAAAGGTGAGTTGGTATTGTTAGAGAGTGAAGACCGCCACACCAACAGTCATTTATTGTCGTCGATTGCAGGTATTGATGATCTGAAAGCAGGTGAGTGCTTCATTAACGGAACAGCCGTTTCAATCGCATCCGTAACCGACATTGCTGCCTACTGCGGCGTTAAAGGTCAGTTGGTGTCGGGTACTATTCTCGACAACTTGTGCGGGTTTGACCCTGAGAAAACGCAAAGCGCCAGTGACTACGCTAAGCGTTTGGGTTTGACCAAGGAAATCACTCGATTACCTGATGGACTAGAGACACAAATTGGCCATACGAGTGCGTCTCTGCTGAGTATGGGCAACGTGAAAATGCTCAATATCGCGGCTCAATTGGCAAGTGATAAACCCATAATCATGTTGGAAAGGCCGGATTCTTCACTTGATTTAGACGCCCTTGGGAATCTAGCTAAGGTGTTGGAGGAAGAAGTAACGGCAGGACGCACGATACTGATGGTGAGCTACCATTCGAAGCTTCGCGAATTTGCTAATCGAATCATTACAGTGGAAAGTCGAGCTATTACGGTCGACAGCGAGAGCAATCAGGAGGCCGTCGTATGA
- a CDS encoding CatB-related O-acetyltransferase produces MQKKHWSKFELLHEVVTNPNIHVKGQHSYYSDCWDNGFEQSVVRYLHGDEVSRQWEPRWEIDELHIGDYVCIGAEVVILMGGNHTHRVDWFSLYPFMDVIDDAYIGKGDTHIEDGVWLGMRAMVMPGVTIGEGAVVAANSVVTKDVAPYSIVGGSPAKVVKYRFDESVIDELISFKIYEWPSDKFDALKPYLCNSDFSKLKQAITDYDNCL; encoded by the coding sequence ATGCAAAAGAAGCATTGGTCCAAATTCGAGTTGCTGCATGAAGTCGTAACCAACCCCAATATTCATGTAAAAGGTCAACACAGTTATTACAGCGATTGCTGGGATAATGGTTTTGAACAATCGGTAGTGCGCTATTTACACGGCGACGAAGTCAGCCGCCAGTGGGAGCCTCGATGGGAAATCGACGAACTCCATATCGGTGATTATGTCTGTATTGGCGCAGAGGTCGTGATTTTGATGGGTGGCAACCATACCCACAGAGTTGATTGGTTTTCACTGTATCCATTTATGGATGTCATCGACGACGCCTACATTGGCAAAGGTGATACTCACATTGAAGATGGGGTGTGGTTAGGTATGAGAGCGATGGTGATGCCCGGTGTGACGATTGGCGAAGGCGCTGTAGTTGCAGCGAATAGTGTGGTGACTAAAGACGTCGCTCCATACAGCATTGTCGGTGGTTCACCAGCTAAAGTCGTCAAATACCGCTTTGATGAGTCTGTTATTGACGAGCTCATTTCATTCAAAATATACGAGTGGCCCTCAGATAAATTTGATGCGCTGAAACCGTATTTATGTAACTCGGATTTCTCAAAGTTAAAGCAGGCGATAACGGATTACGACAATTGTTTGTAA
- a CDS encoding NADH:flavin oxidoreductase: MSTLFTETHIGKMTLKNRFMRSATWENMATEDGHMTDKLYAIYEELAQGEVGLIVTGYANIVEEEKPNAGMMGMYNDSFIEEYQKLTQLVHDNDSKIVMQLAYGGTKTTYNLGERVIYAPSEVPEKGTQTQGKAMTKEDIDYIVDAFAKASLRAKQAGFDGVEVHAAHTYLINQFLSPYYNQREDEYGGSLENRMRFLLEIYTATRKLVGDDFPILVKLTASEFFEGGVTFDETRLVCKKLEEVGVDGIVVSGNIHGKADTMIGESHDGFTIQAEGYFHEYGHAISQDVNIPVITVGGLTDFDAIEAIANNTGIEYFALSRPLLSEPHLVKRWKEGDKSPVECERCSKCRTKRGNFCVVNKDRKVQLARM; this comes from the coding sequence TTGAGCACTTTGTTTACAGAAACCCACATTGGCAAGATGACACTAAAGAACCGTTTCATGAGAAGCGCGACGTGGGAAAATATGGCCACCGAAGATGGTCATATGACAGATAAACTTTACGCTATCTATGAAGAGTTGGCTCAAGGTGAAGTCGGCTTGATCGTGACGGGTTACGCGAACATCGTTGAAGAAGAAAAGCCGAATGCGGGCATGATGGGGATGTATAACGATTCATTCATTGAAGAGTATCAGAAGCTGACTCAACTTGTGCACGACAACGACTCTAAAATCGTGATGCAATTGGCTTATGGTGGCACGAAAACCACGTATAACCTTGGCGAGCGAGTGATCTATGCACCGAGTGAAGTTCCAGAAAAAGGGACACAGACACAGGGTAAAGCAATGACCAAAGAGGATATTGATTACATCGTTGATGCCTTTGCCAAAGCGTCACTAAGAGCGAAGCAAGCGGGTTTTGATGGTGTTGAGGTTCATGCTGCTCATACCTATCTGATTAACCAGTTCTTAAGTCCTTATTACAACCAGCGTGAGGACGAATACGGCGGTAGCTTAGAAAATCGCATGAGATTTTTGCTAGAGATCTACACGGCAACGCGCAAGCTAGTTGGCGACGATTTCCCAATCTTGGTTAAGCTGACCGCTTCTGAGTTTTTTGAGGGCGGTGTGACCTTCGATGAAACGCGTTTGGTGTGTAAAAAGCTTGAAGAAGTAGGCGTTGATGGCATTGTCGTTTCTGGCAACATTCATGGTAAAGCCGACACCATGATTGGCGAGTCACACGACGGATTTACTATCCAAGCTGAAGGTTACTTCCATGAATACGGCCACGCAATTAGCCAAGACGTTAACATCCCAGTTATCACGGTTGGCGGCCTGACGGATTTTGATGCTATCGAAGCGATTGCGAACAACACGGGCATTGAGTACTTCGCACTTTCACGACCTCTGCTTTCTGAGCCGCACTTAGTGAAGCGTTGGAAAGAAGGGGATAAAAGTCCTGTTGAATGCGAACGATGCTCTAAGTGTCGCACTAAGCGCGGTAACTTCTGCGTGGTCAACAAAGACAGAAAAGTACAGCTTGCTCGTATGTAG
- a CDS encoding OmpP1/FadL family transporter gives MNKTFTYSLAATAIFTSLNAFASGLFLQEAVVANAGTTGAGDGVYTRSAAAMWTNPATMSHMGESKTTINTMAFDLEMQYQDNGDKQDGKAHSVMPSFGAFHAHQVTDKLHLGIALGAVGGSSLDYGSEWAGRLLLEDITLTAMQVNPSLSYKLNDQWSVGAGVQFSWAAFQQTTSMLTAKQDTDWAYGYNFGVMYTPTDKLKLGASYRSKLEHEFNNDVNGKLGADALNSLSTDIALPEIIDVSASYALNSQLDLLASVQLHRWSAWDETVLDFGASVGGDPVGGIPIKRDWDDVWKFAVGADYQLNSDWRLKAGFSYETSPQDDPSMQWVDLPVGEQYRYSVGASTYWDDILIDVFYEYADLDSVEMDRLMVDGSFDGRIHFVGVSATF, from the coding sequence ATGAACAAAACTTTTACTTACTCGCTAGCTGCCACCGCAATTTTTACAAGTTTAAATGCTTTCGCAAGTGGTTTGTTTTTACAAGAAGCTGTCGTCGCCAATGCTGGTACTACCGGCGCCGGTGATGGTGTTTACACTCGCTCTGCTGCTGCGATGTGGACGAACCCTGCCACCATGTCACATATGGGCGAAAGCAAAACGACTATCAATACCATGGCGTTTGATCTTGAGATGCAATATCAAGACAACGGCGACAAGCAAGATGGTAAAGCTCATTCAGTCATGCCTTCATTTGGTGCTTTCCACGCGCATCAAGTCACAGACAAATTACACCTTGGTATTGCGCTTGGCGCTGTGGGTGGCTCAAGCCTAGATTATGGCAGTGAATGGGCTGGTCGCTTGTTGCTGGAAGATATCACTCTTACTGCCATGCAAGTGAATCCATCACTGAGTTATAAACTGAATGACCAGTGGTCAGTGGGCGCGGGTGTTCAATTCAGTTGGGCTGCGTTTCAACAAACAACGTCAATGCTTACTGCTAAGCAAGATACTGACTGGGCATACGGTTATAACTTTGGCGTAATGTACACACCGACAGATAAACTCAAATTAGGTGCGAGCTACCGTTCTAAACTCGAGCATGAATTCAACAATGATGTAAACGGTAAGTTAGGTGCTGACGCTTTGAATTCGTTATCGACAGATATTGCTTTACCTGAAATTATCGATGTCAGTGCGAGTTATGCATTGAACTCTCAGTTAGATTTATTGGCAAGTGTTCAGCTCCACCGTTGGAGCGCGTGGGACGAGACAGTACTAGACTTTGGTGCATCAGTTGGTGGTGACCCTGTAGGCGGAATTCCAATCAAGCGTGACTGGGATGATGTTTGGAAATTTGCGGTTGGTGCTGATTACCAACTTAACTCAGACTGGCGTTTAAAAGCGGGCTTCTCTTACGAGACCTCGCCACAAGATGATCCGTCAATGCAATGGGTTGACCTCCCTGTTGGCGAGCAATATCGCTACTCAGTAGGTGCTTCAACGTATTGGGATGATATCTTGATCGACGTGTTCTACGAATACGCTGACTTGGATTCGGTTGAAATGGATCGTCTAATGGTTGATGGTTCGTTCGATGGCCGTATCCACTTCGTTGGCGTTAGTGCGACCTTCTGA
- a CDS encoding crotonase/enoyl-CoA hydratase family protein: MPNLDRITCSIDENQIATVVLNRPDKLNAIDMAMFEAVNDMISELKKNRDIRAVIVKGSGSDFCSGLDVKSLLNSKVGAMKLLFKWLPTLPNAAQRFSLGWREIPCPVIFAIHGRCWGGGLQLASGGDFRMASPDATFSILEAKWGLIPDMGGAIAFRELMRKDHTLEMAMTAKEIDCETAKDYGLVTKIAEDPYAEAYALALECANRSPDVVAANKKLYNKTWWSSPGMAVFYETWYQIKVGLGKNRAIAAQREIHRDKPRSYVARKFK; encoded by the coding sequence ATGCCAAACCTCGATCGTATTACTTGTTCTATCGATGAAAACCAAATTGCGACGGTTGTGTTGAATCGACCCGATAAGCTCAATGCTATTGATATGGCGATGTTTGAAGCCGTTAATGACATGATAAGTGAGCTCAAGAAGAACAGAGATATTCGAGCTGTTATTGTTAAAGGCAGTGGTTCAGATTTTTGTTCTGGTTTAGATGTTAAATCGTTATTGAACAGTAAAGTAGGGGCGATGAAGCTCTTGTTCAAATGGTTACCGACATTACCCAATGCTGCGCAGCGCTTTTCGCTTGGTTGGCGAGAGATCCCATGTCCTGTCATTTTTGCGATTCATGGTCGTTGTTGGGGAGGCGGCCTTCAATTAGCCAGTGGTGGTGATTTTAGGATGGCCAGTCCAGACGCGACTTTCTCGATATTGGAAGCCAAATGGGGTTTGATTCCTGACATGGGAGGCGCCATCGCATTTCGAGAGTTAATGCGTAAAGATCACACCTTAGAAATGGCGATGACCGCTAAAGAGATCGACTGTGAAACAGCGAAAGACTATGGGCTGGTAACCAAGATTGCCGAAGATCCTTACGCTGAAGCTTATGCGTTGGCACTTGAGTGTGCGAATCGGTCGCCAGATGTTGTCGCTGCTAATAAGAAACTCTACAACAAGACTTGGTGGTCAAGCCCTGGCATGGCCGTATTTTACGAGACCTGGTATCAGATAAAGGTAGGGTTAGGCAAGAATAGAGCAATCGCTGCTCAACGTGAAATTCATCGAGACAAGCCACGTTCATACGTCGCGAGAAAGTTCAAATAG
- a CDS encoding iron-siderophore ABC transporter substrate-binding protein: MKANYFTSRFPKVSSFIVSLSLLLSAQAMANFQVEDSEGVKTLEAQPVRVAALNWDIAEQVIELGVTPVAVPDIAGYTDWVAQPAIPEGVADIGTRTEPNFSALKKLNPDVILIASPQKDLQDRLSEIAPVLYYQTYSEQHSNAAAAIENFKKIGQLLGKEEQANQKLAAMDERIAVLKAELDKAYSGDKPKVTSFRFASTTSVFIYGDNSIPQYALEQLGFDNAMDLPASQWGISQKRMTELKNVKNGIALYFEPFPYQDKLDRSPVWKSMPFVRNGQFSPVAASWSYGGAMSILYNAEAMAQSLLTLAEQ, from the coding sequence ATGAAAGCCAACTATTTTACTTCTCGTTTTCCTAAAGTGAGTTCGTTCATTGTCTCATTGAGCTTGTTGTTATCAGCTCAAGCGATGGCCAACTTTCAAGTTGAAGACAGTGAGGGTGTTAAAACCCTTGAAGCTCAACCGGTTAGAGTCGCGGCGCTGAACTGGGACATTGCAGAACAAGTTATCGAACTCGGTGTTACGCCAGTAGCAGTACCTGATATTGCAGGTTATACCGATTGGGTTGCTCAACCTGCGATTCCAGAAGGCGTGGCGGACATTGGCACTCGAACTGAGCCTAATTTCTCTGCTTTGAAGAAGCTAAACCCTGATGTGATTCTTATCGCTTCACCGCAGAAAGATCTTCAGGATCGACTCTCTGAAATTGCGCCCGTGCTTTACTACCAAACGTACAGCGAACAGCACAGCAATGCAGCGGCTGCTATTGAGAATTTCAAGAAGATCGGCCAGTTGCTTGGTAAAGAAGAACAAGCGAACCAAAAGCTGGCCGCAATGGATGAGCGTATCGCGGTTCTAAAAGCTGAACTAGATAAAGCGTATTCGGGCGACAAGCCGAAAGTCACCTCTTTCCGTTTTGCGAGTACAACTTCTGTGTTTATTTACGGCGATAACTCGATTCCACAATATGCACTTGAGCAGCTTGGCTTTGATAATGCGATGGATCTTCCTGCAAGTCAGTGGGGCATCAGTCAAAAACGCATGACCGAGCTTAAGAACGTGAAGAACGGTATTGCGCTTTACTTTGAACCTTTCCCATATCAAGACAAGCTAGACCGTTCTCCGGTTTGGAAGAGCATGCCTTTCGTTCGCAATGGTCAATTTAGCCCGGTCGCGGCTAGTTGGAGTTACGGCGGTGCAATGTCGATTTTGTATAACGCAGAAGCCATGGCGCAATCGCTGCTGACGTTAGCGGAGCAGTAA